The DNA sequence CCGGCATCGACATTCATGCCCATCGGCTTGCTGTCAAGTACGGCGGAACGACGATCGCCGTCATCGCCGGCGGGCTGGATCATGTTTACCCGAAAGCGCACTGGCCCTTCGCCCGCTATTTGATGAATGAACAGCTTGTCATCGCCGAACATCCGCCGGCAACGAAGCCGCAGGCATGGCACTTTCCGGCGCGCAACCGCATCATCAGCGGACTGTCGCTCGGCACGCTCGTCGTGCAAGCGAAACGGAAAAGCGGTTCGCTCATCACCGCCGCGTATGCGCTCGAGCAAGGGCGGGAAGTGTTTGCCGTCCCCGGTCCGATCGGGGCGGCCGAGGCAGCCGGGCCGAATACGCTTATTCAGCACGGGGCAAAACTAGTGCAGGAAGCGGAAGACATCATCGTCGAATTCCCGTACGTATAATGATCATGTTTGACAAATGCGGCAATAATCATTAATAATAATGAAGATTTCAATTTACTTCCTAGGGGTGGAAGATGGATGTCAGACTACTTGGTTATCGTCGAATCGCCAACGAAAGCGAAGACGATCGAGCGGTACTTAGGAAAAAAATATACGGTCAAAGCTTCGATGGGACACGTTCGCGATTTGCCAAAAAGCCAGATGGGCGTTGATATAGACCGCGGCTACGCATTGAAATATATTACGATTCGCGGCAAAGGCCAGGTGATTAAGGAGCTGAAAATGGCGGCCAAAAAGGCGAAAAAAGTGTTTCTTGCCGCCGACCCGGATCGGGAAGGGGAAGCGATCGCCTGGCATTTGGCCCACATGCTCGATTTAGACATTCACTCAGACTGCCGCGTCGTTTTTCATGAAATTACAAAGGATGCCATTCAACAGTCGTTCCAGCAGCCGCGCTCCATCAACATGAATCTTGTCGACGCCCAACAGGCGCGGCGCGTGCTCGACCGCCTCGTCGGCTACAACATCAGCCCGCTCTTATGGAAAAAAGTCAAAAAAGGGTTGAGCGCCGGCCGCGTCCAATCGGTTGCGCTCCGTCTGATCATCGACCGGGAAAAAGAAATCCGCCAGTTTCAGCCGGAAGAATATTGGACGATTCAAGCGACGTTTCAAAAAGGGGATGAGGCGTTTGCGGCTTCGTTTTACGGGATGGACGGCGAAAAGCGGGAATTAAAAACGGAAGCGGACGTCAAAGCGGTGCTCGCCCGCTTGAGCGGGCCCGCGTTTACGGTGAAAACGGTGACAAAGCGGGAGCGAAAACGCAGCCCGGTGCCCCCATTTACCACATCGTCACTGCAGCAGGAGGCGGCGCGTAAGCTGAATTTCCGCACGAAAAAGACGATGATGATCGCCCAGCAGCTGTACGAAGGGATCGACCTCGGCAGCGAAGGAACGGTCGGGCTCATTACGTACATGCGCACCGATTCGACACGCATCGCCGAAACGGCGCAGCAAGAGGCGGCAGCGTACATTGAGGCCAAATTCGGCGCGGCGTACGTCAGTCAGGAGAAGCGGAAAGAAAAGAACAGCGCGAACGCCCAAGACGCCCACGAGGCGATTCGCCCGA is a window from the Geobacillus stearothermophilus ATCC 12980 genome containing:
- the topA gene encoding type I DNA topoisomerase, with amino-acid sequence MSDYLVIVESPTKAKTIERYLGKKYTVKASMGHVRDLPKSQMGVDIDRGYALKYITIRGKGQVIKELKMAAKKAKKVFLAADPDREGEAIAWHLAHMLDLDIHSDCRVVFHEITKDAIQQSFQQPRSINMNLVDAQQARRVLDRLVGYNISPLLWKKVKKGLSAGRVQSVALRLIIDREKEIRQFQPEEYWTIQATFQKGDEAFAASFYGMDGEKRELKTEADVKAVLARLSGPAFTVKTVTKRERKRSPVPPFTTSSLQQEAARKLNFRTKKTMMIAQQLYEGIDLGSEGTVGLITYMRTDSTRIAETAQQEAAAYIEAKFGAAYVSQEKRKEKNSANAQDAHEAIRPTSAFRDPENVKPYLTRDQFRLYKLIWERFIASQMAAAVLDTMSVELENNGVVFRASGSTVKFPGFMKVYIEGTDDQAEEQDRLLPDLTEGETVKSEAVDPKQHFTQPPPRYTEARLVKTLEELGIGRPSTYAPTLDTIQKRNYVVLENKRFVPTELGEIVVELMLEFFPEIIDVEFTAKMEKELDGIEEGKVEWIKVVDEFYREFEKRLKVAEKEMREVEIKDEPAGIDCDICGSPMVYKMGRFGKFIACSNFPECRHTKPIVKQIGVKCPKCHEGEIVERNTKKKRIFYGCSRFPECDFVSWDKPLARPCPKCGGLLVEKKLKKGVQVQCTACDYEEQPET